AACCGTGAAACAAGGTCGGCAAATTCGCGGTCGCCGCGCGTTTCGAGCTCGCCTTTCGCCTCGCGGCGTTCCTGATCTTCGGCAATCAGCGCAGCGCGATAGCGCGTCTCATTCGTCCGGTATTCCGCGTCCATGGTTTCCATTGAACGCGTCTCGTCTTCGGAAGGGGTTTCCTTGCCGACGATCGCCGCAAGCGCCTGTCGAATTTCAGACTGGCGACGGCTGATTTTTACACTTTCCAACATTGGTCTTCCTTCGTGTGACCGCGCCAATTCGGCAACGGCGGATTGCCAGGCGCGCTTCGCCTGGGTTGGGGCGTGGCCCAATTCTTTGTCTGTTTTCGCCGCGTGACAGTCGCGGCAAAGCGTTTGCAGATTGTCGAGGTCGAAAGCGCGCTCTGGCGCTTTGCGGATTGCCTCGATGTGGTCGATTTCAAGCCGCGTGCGGGAGCCGCATTTGACGCACGCGAAGCCGTCGCGGCGCAGTGCGAGAAAGCGCACGCGCGCCCAGCGTTTCGACGTGTAGAAGGGACGGCCTGTTACACCCATAGCGCCGTCCTCACTTGTTTCGAGGGACGGCCCGCGATGCGCGCGCCTTCGGCGACGGCGAGCACGGAAGCCGCCGCCGCGTCAATGCGGCCGTTGCTGCGCGCCTTGGCGAGCTTCAGATTGTTCGCAGGGTCGCGCAGACACACCGCGTCCGCGAAGGCGGAGCGCAGCAAGAGCGAGGGAGCGGCTTTCACCTTGCCGTCAAAGCACGCGCGACGGAATCGCTCGCAGTCCTCGCCGCCGTCGCGGAAGCCCTGCCCGCGCCACACGATCGGCGCCCGAATGCCGGCGCTGTCGATCGCCTCGCCGAGCTCAGATTGCTTGTAGCGGTCCGCCACGATGGCCGCGATTTGCAGGCCGGCGACATGGCGCAGCGTTTCGACAAGCCACGGCGAGACGGGAACCGTTGCCTCGCCGAGCGTGGCGAGCTCGCGGCGCTCCTGCATCTCGACATACCGGGATCCGACGCCATCGGCCTGGCCACGCGAGAGAAGGTCCGGCTTTGAGGGGAAGGTTCCGAGGCATTCGAGCCGGCCTGTCTCGGGCCAGTAGAAAGCCGCCGCCGTCATGCTCGCCGAGCCGCCCAGGTCAATGCCTATCACAACGGCGCCTTGCCGTGGCGGGAGGTCCGCCGTCTCGCAGCCGAGCCATTCGTCGACCGTCAAAAGGAGGTCGCGGGTCTCGCCGGAAACCCTCTCGTTTCGATTGTATAACCTGAAGCTCGTAAGCGCGCCGCCGCCGCGCGCGATGGCGCGCCGGGCTTGGGCGAGCAGCCATTCCTGCGATGAACCGATGCCGGTGACGGCGCCAGGATTGGCGAGGAGAAGGCTTTCGAGGTCATCGGCAGGAAGGCCCGGCGAGGGGCGATGCTCTTGCCGGTAAACGCCCTCCTGGTCCTCGTCCAGCCACTTGCTGAAGGGGTGCGAATCGTCCGCCGCCGATGTCGAGATTATGAGCGCCCGCCCGCCCCTCTTGCCCAGGCCGGAGAGCAAGGCGTGTTCGAGGCTGTCGCCCTTCTCCCTTTCCCAATGGCCTCTTTCATCGAGCAATGCCAGCGTCGGGGCGCTGCCCAGGATGCTTTTGCCGTCCGCCGCAATGACGCGGAGGAGTCCGCCGCCGTCGCCCGCATATTCGATTTCCAGCTTTGAGCCTCGCCGGAACTTGAGGAGCTCTTGCTTGTCGACGGGAAGGCTTTGCGAAAGGCCGGCCGCGAAATTCCAGGCAACCTGCGCCTGGTCTCTGGTCCGAGCGGCGAGGAGGATTTCACGCCGGGGTTGCTGGTCCCAAACCCCGAGGAGTTCCGCCAGCGCGAGGCCGGCCGAAAGCGCCGATTTACCATTGCCACGGCCCACGCTCAGCGCCGCTGCGGTCGTCTTCGGCGCCAGCGCGCCCCGAACGAACGCTTTTTGAAACGGGGCGAGCTTCAAGCGCCGCCCGGCCCGGATTCCTTCCGGGACTGACAAGCTTTCGAGGAACTTGATGGCCTTCGCCGCGTCTCTCATTCCACACGATCCATTCGTGAAACATATAAACCACAAATCGGAAATGTGAAAGCGGGAAAGGAGAAGCCCCCTGCCGGTCATGCCCCCCGAAAGGTTTTCCGGGCATTGGGACCAAATGCATGGGCGCTCAATCGAGCAGAAACGGGGGCTGGATGCGTGAAACGGGTTGGCGGCTATGCGGGTAGCGGGCGCGCGCTCAGGCGCGCCCCTGTGCTCAGCGCTGTGTGTCTGCCGGCCATTTGAGGTTGGCATACCTATTGAGCGCGTCTGCCTCAGCCATGAGCTCTTCGGCGCCCTTCTCCGTGTTGTCCCATCTTCGCCCAAGTAAAAAAAACGCTACCGAACGTAGTTCCGAATGCAGGCGAGAGCGGTCCTCCTCTGGCAAATCAGCGCCGAGTTCCTTGATTGCTTCGTCTGCGATCGAGGTCGCCGTTATTCTCGGAGCTTCGCTTGCGTCAATGATGCGTTCGAGTAGCTCAACAACGTCTATTTTTGGCTGCATGGTGCTTTCTCCTCTCAGTTCTTCGATAAGCCGTAGCCTTCAGCGTCGAGCTTCTTGAGCAGCTCAACGTAATTGATACGCTTGCGTCGCTGTCTCTCATTAGCTGGCGGTGCGGGGATAGCCGGCGAGTGCGCCTCGGGCGCAAGCGAGCCGGCGCTAGCGGCTCCCTCTCCACCATGGCTGACAGGCTGTAGCGGCGACTGCGGCTGCGCGCCTGAGGGCGCTTGCTCCGTCGCCTTCGCCCCGTCAGCCGGTGAGCCCGAGTTTTCGGGTTTTGGAATATCCCCCTCGCCGGCTTTCTTGTGTAATTCCCGTGTTCTTCCCGTGTTAAGGGGCTCTGGAACCGTTTGTTTTGAGTGACTTACAAAATCGTCATTGCACCTCAGAACACCACGGGGTTGCACCTCAGGACTTTCTGACAGGTTTTCTGAGGTGCGGTTGCGTTGCA
The DNA window shown above is from Methylocystis echinoides and carries:
- a CDS encoding terminase large subunit domain-containing protein, yielding MRDAAKAIKFLESLSVPEGIRAGRRLKLAPFQKAFVRGALAPKTTAAALSVGRGNGKSALSAGLALAELLGVWDQQPRREILLAARTRDQAQVAWNFAAGLSQSLPVDKQELLKFRRGSKLEIEYAGDGGGLLRVIAADGKSILGSAPTLALLDERGHWEREKGDSLEHALLSGLGKRGGRALIISTSAADDSHPFSKWLDEDQEGVYRQEHRPSPGLPADDLESLLLANPGAVTGIGSSQEWLLAQARRAIARGGGALTSFRLYNRNERVSGETRDLLLTVDEWLGCETADLPPRQGAVVIGIDLGGSASMTAAAFYWPETGRLECLGTFPSKPDLLSRGQADGVGSRYVEMQERRELATLGEATVPVSPWLVETLRHVAGLQIAAIVADRYKQSELGEAIDSAGIRAPIVWRGQGFRDGGEDCERFRRACFDGKVKAAPSLLLRSAFADAVCLRDPANNLKLAKARSNGRIDAAAASVLAVAEGARIAGRPSKQVRTALWV